Proteins from a genomic interval of Benincasa hispida cultivar B227 chromosome 7, ASM972705v1, whole genome shotgun sequence:
- the LOC120081299 gene encoding 2-oxoglutarate dehydrogenase, mitochondrial-like — protein MGLFRAGSALAKVAIRRTLAQGGGSYAARSRIISSQNRYFHTTVFKSKAQSAPVPRPVPLSKLTDSFLDGTSSVYLEELQRAWEADPNSVDESWDNFFRNFVGQAATSPGISGQTIQESMRLLLLVRAYQVNGHMKAKLDPLNLEEREIPEDLDPALYGFTDADLDREFFLGVWRMAGFLSENRPVQTLRSILTRLEQAYCGSVGYEYMHIADRNKCNWLRDKIETPTPMQYNRQRREVILDRLIWSTQFENFLATKWTTAKRFGLEGGETLIPGMKEMFDRAADLGVESIVIGMPHRGRLNVLGNVVRKPLRQIFSEFSGGTKPVDEVGLYTGTGDVKYHLGTSYDRPTRGGKHIHLSLVANPSHLEAVDPVVVGKTRAKQYYSNDIERIKNMGVLIHGDGSFAGQGVVYETLHLSALPNYTTGGTIHIVVNNQVAFTTDPRAGRSSQYCTDVAKALDAPIFHVNGDDMEAVVHVCELAAEWRQTFHSDVVVDLVCYRRFGHNEIDEPSFTQPKMYQVIRSHPSSLEIYQKKLLESGQVSQEDINNIRDKVNKILNEEFLASKDYVPKRRDWLSAYWSGFKSPEQLSRVRNTGVKPEILKNVGKAITVFPDNFKPHRAVKKVYEQRAQMIETGEGIDWALGEALAFATLLVEGNHVRLSGQDVERGTFSHRHSVVHDQETGAIYCPLDHVIMNQNEEMFTVSNSSLSEFGVLGFELGYSMENPNSLVIWEAQFGDFSNGAQVIFDQFLSSGEAKWLRQTGLVVLLPHGYDGQGPEHSSARLERFLQMSDDNPFVIPEMDSTLRKQIQECNWQVVNVTTPANYFHVLRRQIHREFRKPLVVMAPKNLLRHKDCKSNLSEFDDVQGHPGFDKQGTRFKRLIKDQNNHSDREEGIRRLILCSGKIYYELDDQRTKADGKDVAICRIEQLCPFPYDLIQRELKRYPNAEVVWCQEEPMNMGAFTYISPRLATAMRALGRGTSEDIKYVGRAPSASTATGFYSVHVKEQTELVKKALQPEPIKNAF, from the exons ATGGGGTTGTTTAGAGCTGGTTCTGCTTTGGCAAAGGTTGCCATTAGGAGAACTTTGGCACAGGGAGGAGGATCGTATGCTGCGAGATCACGTATTATTTCGTCTCAGAATCGATATTTTCATACGACGGTTTTTAAGTCCAAAGCACAATCTGCGCCAGTGCCTCGCCCTGTGCCACTTTCGAAGCTAACTGATAGCTTTCTGGATGGGACGAGCAGTGTGTATTTGGAGGAGCTTCAAAGGGCTTGGGAGGCTGACCCCAACAGTGTTGATGAGTCGTGGGATAATTTCTTTAGGAATTTTGTGGGTCAGGCTGCAACGTCTCCTGGTATTTCAGGCCAGACAATTCAAGAGAGTATGCGTTTGTTGTTGCTTGTCAGGGCTTACCAGGTTAATGGTCATATGAAAGCCAAGTTGGATCCATTGAATTTGGAAGAAAGAGAAATCCCAGAAGATCTGGATCCTGCACTTTATGGATTTACAGATGCTGATCTTGATAGGGAATTCTTCCTTGGTGTGTGGAGGATGGCTGGCTTTTTATCAGAAAATCGTCCAGTGCAGACTCTCAGATCAATATTGACCCGCCTTGAGCAAGCTTACTGTGGGAGTGTTGGATATGAATATATGCATATTGCAGACCGTAATAAATGTAACTGGTTGAGAGACAAGATTGAGACCCCAACACCAATGCAGTACAATCGACAACGCCGAGAAGTGATTCTTGATCGTCTTATATGGAGCACACAGTTTGAGAACTTCTTAGCCACTAAGTGGACTACAGCAAAAAGATTTGGACTTGAAGGTGGTGAGACTTTGATTCCGGGAATGAAGGAGATGTTTGATAGGGCTGCAGATCTTGGAGTTGAGAGCATTGTTATTGGAATGCCTCACCGTGGAAGACTAAATGTTTTGGGTAACGTCGTTCGGAAGCCTCTTAGGCAGATCTTTAGTGAGTTTAGTGGTGGTACAAAGCCTGTGGATGAAGTTGGACTTTACACTGGGACTGGTGATGTCAAATATCATTTGGGTACATCCTATGATCGACCAACTAGAGGTGGAAAACATATTCATCTTTCTTTGGTTGCAAATCCAAGTCACTTGGAAGCTGTTGATCCAGTTGTTGTTGGAAAAACTAGAGCGAAGCAGTATTACTCCAATGACATTGAAAGGATCAAGAATATGGGTGTTTTGATTCATGGTGATGGTAGCTTTGCTGGACAAGGTGTGGTGTATGAAACTCTACATCTTAGTGCTCTTCCTAACTACACCACTGGAGGAACAATACACATTGTCGTGAATAATCAAGTGGCTTTTACTACCGATCCTAGGGCTGGAAGATCATCGCAATATTGCACTGATGTTGCCAAAGCTTTAGATGCACCTATTTTCCATGTCAATGGTGATGACATGGAGGCTGTTGTCCATGTTTGTGAGCTTGCTGCAGAATGGCGCCAAACCTTTCATTCAGATGTCGTTGTTGATTTGGTTTGTTATCGTCGGTTTGGACACAATGAGATTGATGAGCCATCCTTCACACAACCTAAGATGTATCAG GTCATAAGGAGTCATCCTTCATCTCTTGAGATCTACCAGAAAAAGCTCTTAGAATCTGGGCAGGTGAGTCAGGAGGATATCAATAACATACGTGATAAGGTTAATAAAATCCTGAATGAAGAATTTTTGGCGAGCAAAGATTATGTTCCAAAGAGAAGAGACTGGCTTTCAGCATATTGGTCTGGTTTCAAGTCACCTGAACAGCTCTCAAGAGTTCGGAACACCGG AGTTAAACCAGAGATACTAAAGAATGTTGGAAAAGCTATTACTGTATTTCCAGATAATTTCAAGCCCCACAGAGCAGTCAAGAAAGTTTACGAACAAAGAGCACAGATGATTGAAACAGGAGAAGGCATTGACTGGGCACTTGGTGAAGCCCTTGCTTTTGCCACTTTGCTTGTGGAAGGCAACCACGTCAGATTGAGTGGCCAAGATGTCGAGAGAGGTACCTTTAGTCATCGACATTCTGTTGTGCATGATCAAGAAACAGGGGCAATCTACTGTCCTTTGGACCACGTTATCATGAATCAGAATGAGGAGATGTTCACTGTAAGCAACAG TTCTCTTTCAGAGTTTGGAGTTCTTGGATTTGAGTTGGGTTATTCAATGGAAAATCCTAATTCATTGGTAATCTGGGAAGCTCAATTTGGTGATTTTTCAAATGGCGCTCAAGTTATATTTGATCAATTCTTGAGCAGTGGTGAAGCAAAGTGGCTGCGGCAGACAGGGCTTGTTGTGCTGCTTCCTCATGGCTATGATGGCCAGGGCCCTGAACATTCGAGTGCGAGGTTGGAACGTTTCCTTCAG ATGAGCGACGACAATCCTTTTGTTATTCCGGAGATGGATTCTACCCTTAGAAAGCAAATTCAGGAATGCAACTGGCAAGTTGTGAATGTTACAACTCCCGCCAACTATTTCCATGTTCTGCGGAGACAG ATACACAGGGAGTTCCGCAAGCCCCTAGTTGTGATGGCCCCTAAGAATCTGCTTCGACACAAGGATTGTAAATCTAATTTGTCCGAGTTTGATGATGTTCAAGGTCATCCAGGCTTTGACAAGCAGGGAACCAGATTTAAGCGCCTTATAAAGGACCAGAACAATCACTCTGATCGTGAAGAGGGTATTAGACGGCTAATTCTTTGCTCTGGAAAG ATTTACTATGAGCTTGATGACCAGCGAACTAAGGCAGATGGAAAGGACGTTGCAATATGTAGGATTGAACAACTTTGCCCCTTTCCTTATGACCTCATCCAGCGGGAGCTGAAACGATATCCAA atGCCGAGGTTGTCTGGTGCCAGGAGGAACCAATGAACATGGGTGCATTTACCTACATTTCTCCCCGTCTTGCCACTGCCATGAGGGCTCTTGGAAGAGGCACATCAGAAGACATTAAATACGTCGGTCGTGCTCCATCGGCTTCTACAGCCACTGGATTCTATTCGGTTCACGTAAAGGAACAAACCGAGCTGGTGAAGAAAGCATTGCAGCCTGAACCTATCAAGAACGCCTTCTGA